In Flavobacteriales bacterium, the genomic window TTTACCCACTCATCTACATTTACGGTAAGGTTGTATTTTTTTACCAGATTTTTGTCGAGGTACTCAAGGAAGATGTCGGTTGTCATGGGCTGGAATGCGTGTTCGGTGAAGTAATTTTTCAGGAACACATCAAATTTTTCTCTTCCTGCAGCTTCTTCGAGCATACGAAGGAAGAACGCTCCTTTTTCATAAGCGATTTCCGACATCGCATCGTCTGGATTGCGGTCCGACAAATCGAGTTTTAATTTGGTATCGTCCGGATTTCCTGCAAGTCCTTCAACTTCGTCGAGTAAGTCCTGATAGCCCAATTGAGCAAGCATTTCTGCATATTCTTTTCCGTATAATTCTTCCATAATACGGCGTTCGAAATAAACGGTAAATCCTTCATTCAACCAGAAATCGTTCCAGGTAGCGTTGGTTACCAGATTACCCGACCAGCTGTGCGCCATTTCGTGTGCAATAAGACTAGTTAAAGAACGGTCGCCGGCAATAATGGTTGGAGTTGCGAAAGTTAAACGCGGATTTTCCATTCCTCCAAAAGGAAAACTAGGAGGAAGAACGATAATATCATAACGTTCCCATTTGTATGGACCATATAAACGCTCAGCTGCTTCCAGCATTTTTTCTGTGTCCACCAACTCATTTGCACATTTATCGAGCATGGAAGGTTCAGTATAAACACCGGTGCGGTTACCTAATGTTTTAAATGAAATATCTCCTGCTGCTAAAGCGATGAGGTAAGAAGGAATCGGTTGATTCATTTCGAATTCGTAAACGCCATCTGCTGTTTTTTCAGTTGGGTTTTTAGCACTCATTACCACCATCAGTTCTTTTGGTGCTTTAACTTTTGCCTTATAGGTAATTCTGTTTCCTGGTGTATCCTGAATAGGAATCCATGTTCTGGTTAAGATAGCTTCACCCTGGGTGAAAAGATAAGGGTGTTTTTTACCTGCAGTTTGTGCGGGACTTAACCATTGAAGCGCCTCACATTTATCGGTTGTGTTATAGAAAATCGAGATTTTTTTCGCCTCTTTGGTAATGGGAATAAAAATGGGAGATCCTAACAATTCATCTT contains:
- a CDS encoding M1 family metallopeptidase, whose protein sequence is MIRKSLLFSSAVLLSMCSPKAEENKEGATSDSTKVATIEHTHLNVKDEHSFSNVDKVYSTSLFLDITIDFDKKQLNGSANYDIVNKGADTAIFDSKYINIQKVLVDDQEVKFAMGTEDELLGSPIFIPITKEAKKISIFYNTTDKCEALQWLSPAQTAGKKHPYLFTQGEAILTRTWIPIQDTPGNRITYKAKVKAPKELMVVMSAKNPTEKTADGVYEFEMNQPIPSYLIALAAGDISFKTLGNRTGVYTEPSMLDKCANELVDTEKMLEAAERLYGPYKWERYDIIVLPPSFPFGGMENPRLTFATPTIIAGDRSLTSLIAHEMAHSWSGNLVTNATWNDFWLNEGFTVYFERRIMEELYGKEYAEMLAQLGYQDLLDEVEGLAGNPDDTKLKLDLSDRNPDDAMSEIAYEKGAFFLRMLEEAAGREKFDVFLKNYFTEHAFQPMTTDIFLEYLDKNLVKKYNLTVNVDEWVNGRGIPSNITMVSSAKFKAVDAAIGQWTTGTPAAKLTTADWSTHEWMHFLKNLPQVLNNAQIKDLDNAFHFTKSGNAEIACLWFQITITSGYKDANPEIEKFLTTVGRRKFLTPLYKALVQSEEGKKLALKIYNQARPGYHYVSTSTIDRIVGYQEKK